Proteins from a genomic interval of Channa argus isolate prfri chromosome 11, Channa argus male v1.0, whole genome shotgun sequence:
- the ccdc180 gene encoding coiled-coil domain-containing protein 180 isoform X1, which yields MCESRAVPSGKVYRQMFDAQVQLSRSLLTGRRHTRIACPSAEDSASGRLCSSSSREQPVGVDEEQEEVCRLPDTVVVDRPSSDIIARVRDKRSKRHKVALKRLDAELTQLAEVCETQVRTVSQQLLSSLQEVDLRFDTLKDRIEQLDHVSLQEVCGLWEQVEHEVKLKKLRFMELKHKLTECENQRSNKIRAVLRTYCHLLDQISFLPSPDVHRLIHTKATMLNQSLLANRRSAARLLLLLQEEKLQQESLLRLHWDECLSRWKRRRVTDMVDRFRSNCSSDEGQQVISAQQMKESLQDLTEQRQDLIYKISSLVPPTCSPALVSDWFNQLTAVNQQIDSLHADFLHQLRCCYERKWQDYLAEVEHCKEALLALQLSEEEVSSVINSQLLTMIGRSQSQDEERLAALDVCCDCVARHTLSVSMWLFALMRGAALLWETHSCRLPRREKEVQQQLDDLRSAQEVLLQRKKVHLNALLGGLRQESSEDTLKKSLENAVLYLQDVKDSYTQCVSDQWEVLDCLPALFMEELLNYSSSLSSFYHLDHIYTLDESELVGCSVKHTQTEDMTESPTQPSHDWLTEAESSLLHLSDISSNITFTSSKGVFYTGPAFRCTPPDLQQETQLSLFPVELLTHTLSRTRTLFLDHLEQHFHDVLSSAVTIVTEKKEAVSLEQELQLQQLDPQHIQTHVYTPRLAELQLHRQRVDVHCEQVMDVLTTCRAELKELQTSISRGNQDFSISLSKMEEDVLTARSSQRLEVLSSTLQDCLDQHIKHTQTCQTSFRQSLQIRLEDIRNTTTQLLNTFRLFSEGGDFAPQEVKVFQRILREKIREIGGTEESICSELEAFESRCLRKVKEASQRLEEKLSSLTSEVKFTEKVQKIISNTQVTIRAEAAGSNQHQSVISSRLEDLRTMMDNTQVSAEEIFSVLSSLTEGLRVRCQYLDIEQEGFSLSSHPTAGKKVRSAPPPGFLQPTRAGVDLLEDPVVGIIKSLNRFSVVQEVGAEGDDRGHAAAGLTPPLQRPHQKCTEPVSSLSVRRGGRSITTDRKFQIFGPRAEQDPHSFSTTVNSVLWKVNNLLLLIAEEFYCSERLGRFLLVPDTLDQWAESMQQRLLGYQEQARRFLSTSREEFWTQLSALDKLLHSLPSVLIGTHEQRHAVELTKQVGQVRDKLKDTLSASETDKKANMRQLRASLSEDELQALISREELRQQQLHSAICCSHLEIQDCVRAGGGEFLTSLASLTDKLLHHLDNMFTPAESDAASAQWPSKDDTVTIEKGADPGQRPGTGNRTWSGITNLCPPANSTAESPSSVTMATAPTSTKGHVAVIEQRDAAVKRFEQLISLELSSSDDVKRRRLNEVQSWNTHWRQQIHTLKHTHKH from the exons ATGTGTGAAAGCAGGGCTGTTCCCAGCGGGAAGGTGTACCGACAGATGTTTGACGCTCAG GTCCAGCTGTCCAGGTCTCTGCTGACTGGACGAAGGCACACCCGGATAGCGTGTCCATCAGCTGAGGACAGCGCCAGCGGCAG GTTGTGTTCGTcatccagcagagagcagccgGTAGGAGTTgatgaggagcaggaggaggtcTGCAGACTGCCCGACACTGTGG TGGTTGATCGTCCGAGCTCTGACATCATTGCACGTGTGAGAGACAAAAGAAGTAAAAGACACAAAGTAGCTCTGAAACGGCTCGATGCCGAACTGACACAGCTCGCTGAG GTGTGTGAGACTCAGGTGAGGACCGTTAGTCAGCAGCTGCTGTCCTCTCTGCAAGAGGTGGACCTCAGATTTGACACCCTGAAGGACAGAATTGAACAGCTGGATCACGTCAGCCTGCAG gaGGTGTGTGGTCTGTGGGAGCAGGTGGAGCATGAGGTGAAACTGAAGAAGCTTCGGTTCATGGAGCTGAAGCACAAACTAACAGAGTGTGAGAATCAACGCAGCAACAAG atcaGAGCAGTGCTCAGAACATACTGTCACCTGCTGGACCAGATCAGCTTCCTGCCTTCACCGGACGTCCACAGACTGATCCACACCAAGGCCACG aTGTTGAACCAGTCTCTGCTGGCAAACCGTCGCAGCGCAGCTCggctcctgctgctcctccaggaggagaagctgcagcaggagtCGCTGCTTCGCCTACACTGGGATGAGTGTTTGAGCCGCTGGAAGAGGAGAAGAGTCACGGACATGGTAGACCGTTTCAG GAGCAACTGCAGCAGTGATGAGGGTCAACAGGTGATCTCAGCTCAGCAGATGAAGGAAAGTCTGCAAGATCTGACTGAACAACGTCAGGACCTGATCTACAAGATCAg CTCCCTGGTCCCACCCACCTGCTCCCCAGCTCTGGTCTCTGATTGGTTCAACCAGCTGACAGCTGTCAATCAACAGATTG acagTCTTCACGCTGACTTCCTGCATCAGCTCCGCTGTTGTTATGAACGGAAGTGGCAGGATTACCTGGCAGAGGTGGAACACTGTAAG GAAGCACTCTTAGCATTGCAGCTgtcagaggaggaggtgagCAGTGTCATCAATTCTCAGCTCCTTACTATGATTGGACGAAGCCAGAGTCAGGATGAAGAGCGATTGGCTGCTTTAGAT gTTTGCTGTGACTGTGTGGCCCGTCATACACTCAGTGTCAGCATGTGGTTGTTTGCATTGATGCGCGGAGCAGCGTTGCTATGGGAGACCCACAGCTGCAGGTTAccgaggagagaaaaagaagtacaACAACAGCTGGACGACCTCCGAAGTGCACAGGAAGTACTCCTGCAG AGGAAGAAGGTGCACCTGAATGCCTTGTTGGGTGGACTCCGTCAGGAGAGCAGTGAGGACACTCTGAAGAAGTCTCTGGAGAATGCGGTCCTCTACCTGCAGGATGTCAAAGACAG ctacaCACAGTGTGTCTCTGACCAGTGGGAGGTGTTGGACTGTCTCCCTGCTCTCTTTATGGAGGAGCTCCTCAACTACAGCAGCAGCCTCAGCTCCTTCTACCACCTTGACCACATATACACACTG GATGAATCTGAACTTGTTGGATGTTCAGTGAAACACACGCAGACAGAGGACATGACTGAGAGTCCCACCCAACCTTCCCATGATTGGCTCACTGAG GCAGAGTCCTCCCTACTACATCTCAGTGACATCAGCAGCAACATCACATTTACATCATCAAAGGGGGTGTTCTACACTGGCCCCGCCTTCAGATGCACCCCCCCTGACCTGCAGCAGGAAACACAGCTTAGTCTTTTTCCTGTGgagctgctcacacacacactgagcag gacTCGGACTCTGTTCTTGGACCATCTGGAGCAGCATTTTCATGACGTCCTCAGCTCAGCAGTTACCATAGTAACAGAGAAGAAGGAAGCAGTGTCTTTGGAGCAGGagctccagctgcagcagctggaccCCCAACACATCCAGACCCACGTATACACGCCTCGCCtgg ctgagctgcagctgcacaggCAGCGTGTGGACGTCCATTGTGAGCAGGTGATGGATGTTTTGACCACCTGCAGGGCGgagctgaaggagctgcagaCCTCCATCAGTAGGGGGAACCAGGACTTCAGCATCTCTCTGTCCAAAATGGAGGAAGACGTTCTGACAGCCAGAAGCAGCCAGCG TTTGGAGGTGTTGAGCTCCACCCTGCAGGACTGTCTGGATCAACACATCAAACATACCCAGACCTGTCAGACCAGCTTCAGACAGAGCCTTCAGATCAGATTGGAGGACATCAGGAACACAACAACACAGCTGCTCAACACTTTCAG GTTGTTCAGCGAAGGAGGGGACTTTGCCCCTCAGGAGGTGAAGGTGTTTCAGAGGATCCTGAGGGAGAAAATCAGAGAGATTGGAGGGACTGAGGAGTCCATCTGCTCTGAGCTGGAGGCATTTGAGTCCAGGTGTTTAAGAAAG GTGAAGGAGGCGTCGCAGCGTCTGGAGGAGAAACTCAGCTCCCTCACATCTGAGGTGAAGTTCACTGAGAAGGTGCAGAAAATCATCAGCAACACACAGGTCACAATCAGGGCTGAG GCAGCAGGGAGTAACCAGCATCAATCAGTGATCAGCAGCAGGTTGGAGGATCTGAGGACAATGATGGACAACACACag gtgtCTGCAGAGGAGatcttttctgtcctttcttcTCTCACTGAAGGACTCAGGGTGCGCTGCCAGTACCTGGACATTGAACAG GAAGGGTTCTCTCTATCAAGTCATCCCACAGCTGGGAAGAAGGTCCGGTCTGCTCCACCTCCTGGTTTCCTGCAGCCCACCAGGGCAGGTGTGGACCTCCTCGAAGACCCTGTCGTGGGCATCATCAAGTCCCTGAACAG GTTCTCTGTGGTCCAGGAAGTTGGAGCAGAGGGGGATGACAGAGGACATGCAGCTGCAG GCCTCACTCCACCACTCCAGCGTCCTCATCAGAAGTGTACCGAGCCTGTCAGCAGTCTCag cgtgAGGAGGGGGGGCAGGTCTATCACCACTGACAGAAAGTTCCAGATATTTGGACCCAGAGCAGAACAGGACCCACA cTCCTTCAGCACCACAGTGAACTCGGTGCTGTGGAAAGTCAACAATCTCCTCCTGCTAATCGCAGAG GAGTTTTACTGCAGTGAGCGTCTGGGCAGGTTCCTGCTGGTTCCTGACACTCTGGACCAGTGGGCGGAGAGCATGCAGCAAAGGCTGCTGGGATACCAGGAACAAGCCAGGAGGTTTCTGAGCACGAGCAGAGAGG AGTTCTGGACCCAGCTGTCTGCTCTGGACAAGCTGCTGCATTCATTACCTTCAGTTTTGATTGGTACCCATGAACAACGGCATGCGGTAGAGCTAACCAAGCAGGTGGGCCAGGTCAGAGACAAGCTGAAGGACACTCTGTCAGCAAGTGAGACAGACAAG aAAGCTAACATGCGTCAGCTGCGAGCGTCTCTCAGTGAGGACGAGCTGCAGGCTCTGATCAGCAGAGAGGAGCTccgacagcagcagctgcacagCGCCATCTGCTGTTCACACCTGGAGATACAG GACTGTGTGAGAGCGGGGGGCGGAGAGTTTTTGACGTCACTTGCATCTCTGACTGATAAGCTGCTCCATCACCTGGACAACATGTTCACGCCTGCAG
- the ccdc180 gene encoding coiled-coil domain-containing protein 180 isoform X2, whose amino-acid sequence MCESRAVPSGKVYRQMFDAQVQLSRSLLTGRRHTRIACPSAEDSASGRLCSSSSREQPVGVDEEQEEVCRLPDTVVVDRPSSDIIARVRDKRSKRHKVALKRLDAELTQLAEVCETQVRTVSQQLLSSLQEVDLRFDTLKDRIEQLDHVSLQEVCGLWEQVEHEVKLKKLRFMELKHKLTECENQRSNKIRAVLRTYCHLLDQISFLPSPDVHRLIHTKATMLNQSLLANRRSAARLLLLLQEEKLQQESLLRLHWDECLSRWKRRRVTDMVDRFRSNCSSDEGQQVISAQQMKESLQDLTEQRQDLIYKISSLVPPTCSPALVSDWFNQLTAVNQQIDSLHADFLHQLRCCYERKWQDYLAEVEHCKEALLALQLSEEEVSSVINSQLLTMIGRSQSQDEERLAALDVCCDCVARHTLSVSMWLFALMRGAALLWETHSCRLPRREKEVQQQLDDLRSAQEVLLQRKKVHLNALLGGLRQESSEDTLKKSLENAVLYLQDVKDSYTQCVSDQWEVLDCLPALFMEELLNYSSSLSSFYHLDHIYTLDESELVGCSVKHTQTEDMTESPTQPSHDWLTEAESSLLHLSDISSNITFTSSKGVFYTGPAFRCTPPDLQQETQLSLFPVELLTHTLSRTRTLFLDHLEQHFHDVLSSAVTIVTEKKEAVSLEQELQLQQLDPQHIQTHVYTPRLAELQLHRQRVDVHCEQVMDVLTTCRAELKELQTSISRGNQDFSISLSKMEEDVLTARSSQRLEVLSSTLQDCLDQHIKHTQTCQTSFRQSLQIRLEDIRNTTTQLLNTFRLFSEGGDFAPQEVKVFQRILREKIREIGGTEESICSELEAFESRCLRKVKEASQRLEEKLSSLTSEVKFTEKVQKIISNTQVTIRAEAAGSNQHQSVISSRLEDLRTMMDNTQVSAEEIFSVLSSLTEGLRVRCQYLDIEQEGFSLSSHPTAGKKVRSAPPPGFLQPTRAGVDLLEDPVVGIIKSLNRFSVVQEVGAEGDDRGHAAAGLTPPLQRPHQKCTEPVSSLSVRRGGRSITTDRKFQIFGPRAEQDPHSFSTTVNSVLWKVNNLLLLIAEEFYCSERLGRFLLVPDTLDQWAESMQQRLLGYQEQARRFLSTSREEFWTQLSALDKLLHSLPSVLIGTHEQRHAVELTKQVGQVRDKLKDTLSASETDKV is encoded by the exons ATGTGTGAAAGCAGGGCTGTTCCCAGCGGGAAGGTGTACCGACAGATGTTTGACGCTCAG GTCCAGCTGTCCAGGTCTCTGCTGACTGGACGAAGGCACACCCGGATAGCGTGTCCATCAGCTGAGGACAGCGCCAGCGGCAG GTTGTGTTCGTcatccagcagagagcagccgGTAGGAGTTgatgaggagcaggaggaggtcTGCAGACTGCCCGACACTGTGG TGGTTGATCGTCCGAGCTCTGACATCATTGCACGTGTGAGAGACAAAAGAAGTAAAAGACACAAAGTAGCTCTGAAACGGCTCGATGCCGAACTGACACAGCTCGCTGAG GTGTGTGAGACTCAGGTGAGGACCGTTAGTCAGCAGCTGCTGTCCTCTCTGCAAGAGGTGGACCTCAGATTTGACACCCTGAAGGACAGAATTGAACAGCTGGATCACGTCAGCCTGCAG gaGGTGTGTGGTCTGTGGGAGCAGGTGGAGCATGAGGTGAAACTGAAGAAGCTTCGGTTCATGGAGCTGAAGCACAAACTAACAGAGTGTGAGAATCAACGCAGCAACAAG atcaGAGCAGTGCTCAGAACATACTGTCACCTGCTGGACCAGATCAGCTTCCTGCCTTCACCGGACGTCCACAGACTGATCCACACCAAGGCCACG aTGTTGAACCAGTCTCTGCTGGCAAACCGTCGCAGCGCAGCTCggctcctgctgctcctccaggaggagaagctgcagcaggagtCGCTGCTTCGCCTACACTGGGATGAGTGTTTGAGCCGCTGGAAGAGGAGAAGAGTCACGGACATGGTAGACCGTTTCAG GAGCAACTGCAGCAGTGATGAGGGTCAACAGGTGATCTCAGCTCAGCAGATGAAGGAAAGTCTGCAAGATCTGACTGAACAACGTCAGGACCTGATCTACAAGATCAg CTCCCTGGTCCCACCCACCTGCTCCCCAGCTCTGGTCTCTGATTGGTTCAACCAGCTGACAGCTGTCAATCAACAGATTG acagTCTTCACGCTGACTTCCTGCATCAGCTCCGCTGTTGTTATGAACGGAAGTGGCAGGATTACCTGGCAGAGGTGGAACACTGTAAG GAAGCACTCTTAGCATTGCAGCTgtcagaggaggaggtgagCAGTGTCATCAATTCTCAGCTCCTTACTATGATTGGACGAAGCCAGAGTCAGGATGAAGAGCGATTGGCTGCTTTAGAT gTTTGCTGTGACTGTGTGGCCCGTCATACACTCAGTGTCAGCATGTGGTTGTTTGCATTGATGCGCGGAGCAGCGTTGCTATGGGAGACCCACAGCTGCAGGTTAccgaggagagaaaaagaagtacaACAACAGCTGGACGACCTCCGAAGTGCACAGGAAGTACTCCTGCAG AGGAAGAAGGTGCACCTGAATGCCTTGTTGGGTGGACTCCGTCAGGAGAGCAGTGAGGACACTCTGAAGAAGTCTCTGGAGAATGCGGTCCTCTACCTGCAGGATGTCAAAGACAG ctacaCACAGTGTGTCTCTGACCAGTGGGAGGTGTTGGACTGTCTCCCTGCTCTCTTTATGGAGGAGCTCCTCAACTACAGCAGCAGCCTCAGCTCCTTCTACCACCTTGACCACATATACACACTG GATGAATCTGAACTTGTTGGATGTTCAGTGAAACACACGCAGACAGAGGACATGACTGAGAGTCCCACCCAACCTTCCCATGATTGGCTCACTGAG GCAGAGTCCTCCCTACTACATCTCAGTGACATCAGCAGCAACATCACATTTACATCATCAAAGGGGGTGTTCTACACTGGCCCCGCCTTCAGATGCACCCCCCCTGACCTGCAGCAGGAAACACAGCTTAGTCTTTTTCCTGTGgagctgctcacacacacactgagcag gacTCGGACTCTGTTCTTGGACCATCTGGAGCAGCATTTTCATGACGTCCTCAGCTCAGCAGTTACCATAGTAACAGAGAAGAAGGAAGCAGTGTCTTTGGAGCAGGagctccagctgcagcagctggaccCCCAACACATCCAGACCCACGTATACACGCCTCGCCtgg ctgagctgcagctgcacaggCAGCGTGTGGACGTCCATTGTGAGCAGGTGATGGATGTTTTGACCACCTGCAGGGCGgagctgaaggagctgcagaCCTCCATCAGTAGGGGGAACCAGGACTTCAGCATCTCTCTGTCCAAAATGGAGGAAGACGTTCTGACAGCCAGAAGCAGCCAGCG TTTGGAGGTGTTGAGCTCCACCCTGCAGGACTGTCTGGATCAACACATCAAACATACCCAGACCTGTCAGACCAGCTTCAGACAGAGCCTTCAGATCAGATTGGAGGACATCAGGAACACAACAACACAGCTGCTCAACACTTTCAG GTTGTTCAGCGAAGGAGGGGACTTTGCCCCTCAGGAGGTGAAGGTGTTTCAGAGGATCCTGAGGGAGAAAATCAGAGAGATTGGAGGGACTGAGGAGTCCATCTGCTCTGAGCTGGAGGCATTTGAGTCCAGGTGTTTAAGAAAG GTGAAGGAGGCGTCGCAGCGTCTGGAGGAGAAACTCAGCTCCCTCACATCTGAGGTGAAGTTCACTGAGAAGGTGCAGAAAATCATCAGCAACACACAGGTCACAATCAGGGCTGAG GCAGCAGGGAGTAACCAGCATCAATCAGTGATCAGCAGCAGGTTGGAGGATCTGAGGACAATGATGGACAACACACag gtgtCTGCAGAGGAGatcttttctgtcctttcttcTCTCACTGAAGGACTCAGGGTGCGCTGCCAGTACCTGGACATTGAACAG GAAGGGTTCTCTCTATCAAGTCATCCCACAGCTGGGAAGAAGGTCCGGTCTGCTCCACCTCCTGGTTTCCTGCAGCCCACCAGGGCAGGTGTGGACCTCCTCGAAGACCCTGTCGTGGGCATCATCAAGTCCCTGAACAG GTTCTCTGTGGTCCAGGAAGTTGGAGCAGAGGGGGATGACAGAGGACATGCAGCTGCAG GCCTCACTCCACCACTCCAGCGTCCTCATCAGAAGTGTACCGAGCCTGTCAGCAGTCTCag cgtgAGGAGGGGGGGCAGGTCTATCACCACTGACAGAAAGTTCCAGATATTTGGACCCAGAGCAGAACAGGACCCACA cTCCTTCAGCACCACAGTGAACTCGGTGCTGTGGAAAGTCAACAATCTCCTCCTGCTAATCGCAGAG GAGTTTTACTGCAGTGAGCGTCTGGGCAGGTTCCTGCTGGTTCCTGACACTCTGGACCAGTGGGCGGAGAGCATGCAGCAAAGGCTGCTGGGATACCAGGAACAAGCCAGGAGGTTTCTGAGCACGAGCAGAGAGG AGTTCTGGACCCAGCTGTCTGCTCTGGACAAGCTGCTGCATTCATTACCTTCAGTTTTGATTGGTACCCATGAACAACGGCATGCGGTAGAGCTAACCAAGCAGGTGGGCCAGGTCAGAGACAAGCTGAAGGACACTCTGTCAGCAAGTGAGACAGACAAGGTATGA